The Amphiprion ocellaris isolate individual 3 ecotype Okinawa chromosome 24, ASM2253959v1, whole genome shotgun sequence DNA window aatcagcttaAGCTTTAAAAAATCATGATTAACTTGAGCTTAAAAGTCAGTTATCTGAAGTTCAAAATCAGAGTTAACTTTACCTCAAAATCAGAGTTAATCTAAGCTCAAAATCAGAGATAATTTAAGCTCAAAATCAGAGTTTCATGAAGCTCAAAATCACAGTTAACTTAAACTAAAAATCAGAGTTAACCTAAGCTCAAAATCAGTTAATTTAAAAGTTAACTTTTTTAGAAAAGAGGAAAGTTCGTttcagtttcaaaaaaaaaaaaaaaaaacgtgattAACTTGAGCTTAAAAACCTGAGTTATCTAAAGTTCAACCTCAGCTTTAAATCAGAGTTAACTCAAGCTCAAAATCAGAGTTAATTTaagctttcaaaaaaaaaggtaaCTTAGTCCTATAGATCAGGGCTAGTTTATGCGTAAACAAACCAGGCTTCATTTAAGCTTGAAAATTAAATTTGGTTCAAGCTTAACAATAAGAGTTAACTTAAGCTTAAAAACAAAGGGCACTGGgagcttttaaaaaatcctgGTAACTTAAGCTGTAATAAAACATCACTGATTGAAGCTTAAACAAATCAGGGTTATTTTGAGCTTAAAAAGTTTGGTTGAGTTTCAGCTTAAAAATAAGGGGCATCTTGAGCTTTAAACAAAAATCTGGGAAACTTAAACTAAAAGATCAGGGTTAACTTCAGCTGTCATAAATCatgtgaaaggaaaaaaaagaaaaatcagggTTCATTTAAGCTTAAGAACTCTGATTTAGTTTGAGTTTAAAGATAAGGGACATTGTGAGCTTTAAATAATCTGGGTTAATTTGAGTTAAAAAAATCTGGGTTAATTTAATCCCAAACTAACTagagtagtaaaaaaaaaaaaaaaaaaagggtattTGGGGCCAGAAGCGTCTAATGAAAGAAATTTTTGTATTATGAAAGACACAGATGTATTATGAGATACTGTCTGATAGGTCAAGATATTTGTGTAGCTTTCATTGTTAGCtttattttctaaatctgtTTCTAACAAGTCCTCCAACCTTCATGCAGTGCAACGCCAAATAACCAGAGCAGCCTTTACAATGGAGGGATCATTATGGTGAAGCATTGCTGCCCACTAAGGCGGATTATTCACTGAAATCATACACAGAGTTGCTTGAATTAAACCTTCCATTTTCCCTTATgtacaaaatgttctttttattccaaaaaatgtttcaataaCTACTCAGATAAAAACTTGAAGGGGGAAAATTGAGAGAAAAAACTATCAGAATACTTTCAAAATTGAAAAACCAATGATTACTTTTCTGATTTTTACAGCAGACCATGAAAAACAAGCACTTATTAAGAACACCAAAGATAAAACTCATACAGTGATGATTGTGTGAAGACCCTGAGAGGTAAAattctctgtcattttatgcTACAACTTTTATTACTTTCTTGCTAATCTCATTGGGACTTAATTAAAATgctaaaagagatttttttttctccagtgttGACTTAAAATCAGGAGACTCTTCAAACCAAGTAGTCGCTGTCATTCATCAGATAACCGGCTTCGATGGATTCCGTCACCCACGTGTCTCTAACTATCTTAAACTTCTTCTTGAAGCAGCGCCTCAGAGTCCGTAAATCCAGAAGTCTGGTTTCCTCGGTGATGACGACATGTGAAACTCCTTCCTCCAGCTTCTTCACCACCGTCCCTCCGTGGTAGCGAAACTCCAGCGCCCTGATGTCCAGACAGGAGGCAGCTATGGCACTTTTTGGGTCTCCTATGTCGGCGTAGCTGTCCATGTAAGCGGTGAAGGGTCTGAACATGCTGGTGGGGAGATCGCTCCAGCTGTAACGTTCCTCCACCTGTCCGACGTTCACCGAAGCGTCCGCGCTGCTGATCCGGCTGAACACCTCCCGCAGCTGCTGCTCGTCCGTGTCCACGAAGAAGCTGTCGCCGAAGCCATCGTACTCTTTGGCGAAGTGCTCCCTGGTGGAGGGCGACATGTGGATCATGTGTCGTGGTTGCCATGGAACCACCTCCTTCTGTTCCAGACACTCCAGCAGCCAGGCGGCCCAAACTATGTCATGCTGGTTGGATGAAATCAGGTTCTTCACGCGCATGTTCTCCACACCAGCGATCACGCAGTAGGTGTCCCGGCCCGGGTTCTGAACCACGATACCTCCGCACCTAACAGGAAACGACATCAGCAATCAGTCATTTGTTAAAAGCTActtaaaaacatgtttccatGACACTAAGGAAGAAAGAACATGATGAAAACCAAGCAAGTGCATCATTTTACTGCCTCTGCCTGACTTGTTCTGGCATGATCAATAGTTTATGGTGACTAATGTTTGCTAAAATTAGATAAACATTGCTGTTTACTGATATTACTGAGCCAGATTGTGGCCACAGTGGCTTCTGTTCAGCAACATGCTCTCCCTTTTAAGCTgctataatcaatatttttatgtcAACAATGGATCATATGACTATTTGTATACAAAAGTGATGAAACTCCAGTGAAGTACACAAGACGCTGCAGTTCCCATTAATTCTATggaacatttttgcatctttcagcttaatgttttggttttctggcATCCAACTTTAGCTAGAGACCAAACCAGAACTATATTATTGGACATATGTTGATTGAAGACCTGAAACATGATATGAAATTGATGCAATTGTTGCTTTGGGTCTGCTAGACATTTAAAAACGCAATTGTTGGCAGCAGCTTGCTATATCCACCAAAAGATTATAATGTAGGATTATGTTTccactagggctggacccgaatatttgATCGctacggtggtatccgaatatttggaacccccaccaccaccaccaccttccAGGGGTATTCGACTAGTTCATTCATCTCTTTTCTTCACCCCCCCCGGCGAACGTTACGAACTGATCCGAATATTCCGATATTCGGCATTAATCggggccgaatatccggagccaagaaattgctattcgggccagcacTAGCTTCCACTGTCCTCATTCTAATTTCTAAATCAACAACAGCTACTGAAAAGGCAATTTTCAGAGTTGTCATGTTACCTGGCCACGCCCTTTTCCAGCTCAGATTTAGGGTGATCCTCGGTGCCGTTCAGGATGCAAAACTCCACATCCTCAAACATATCCGTCTCCTTGTTGACCCCGGAGAGGTCCTGAGGTTTGAAGTGGTCGATGATCCCGGGAACCTTCTTGGATTTGGCCGGCATCTTgcgcttcttcttctgtggttcgTCGTTGTCAATGCGAAGGTGCCGCGAGGCGAGTTTCCCCGACGCCTTGCTGCGGAACTGATCCAGCTCAGCCAGAGTCATGCACTGGTGCCACTCCTTGTCGTCTCGGATCTTCTCGATCCTGGGGAAGCGCAGGGTGCAGTTGGTTTTGTACATGTCACTTCCGACTATCTCTGCAGCTTTAACCTGGATGATGACGGAGTTGCAGGGTTCAATGTAGACTTCTGGTTTCTCTGTTCCACACAGGATGGATGCTGGAGGGTCGTTTTTCCGGTACACCTTCCAGTGCTTGGCGAGCTTCAAACCAAGGTCGTAGAGTTCTTTCATGGTGTAGCCGGAGCCAATGCGACAGAGGGTGTGGAAAACTGAAGGTTTCTCGCCAGGCTTCGGAGCTTCGGCAACAGCACATAAGAAATGGGACATCATGCCTCCACGTCTCCCTTTGCCCCAGTAGCCACCAACAATCAGCAGGTCAAGCTCATCCATCAAGCCGTCCACATATTCTGGCTTTATTTTCAGCCATCCTTCCCCTCGTTTGTCAGGCTTGTAGATGGATGAAGGATCCTTCACCATGATGCCCTCGTCTCTGCTGTCAATAGCGTCATTAAGAGCGTTCACCACCTCCTGCATGGTTCTGGCTTCGGTCTTTGGTACCAGATGGATCCGTCCTTTGACTGGGGTGAAAACTGTCTGAAGGGTCTCGTAGCGTTTCTTCAGCGTTTCCTTTCCAAGTTTCCGGTCATTGATCAACAGCACGTCGAACACACAGAAGCATGTCTGTAACTCAGAGTCGTCCATCAGCCTCTTGATGTCGAATTTGCTCCCTTTCTGCATGAAGGTCTCCGCTGCCGGGTTGTACGCCATCATCTCACCGTCCAGGATACAGTTGACGACATGGCTTTTAAAGACGTTGTGAATATAAGGTGTCAGCGATCCCTCCAGTGGAGATCCTCCAAACTGCTGCGTGTACTCATAAGCATTTCGGCTGAAGTACTTGTACACATCTCCGTCCTTGTGCAGCTGAATTCTCTCCCCATCCAGTTTGGTCTGAATGAAAAAAGGACTGTTGCCCATCTGCTTTTCCACATTGCGGATGTTAGCTACAGCTGCCAACATCGGCttgaaagcagagaaaagtcCGATAGAAACTTCACTTAAGGACACGGAGGGGTTGTGGAGCTGCTGGCACACCTTGTTCAGGTCGGTGTTGACGTTGTAGAGCTCAGCAGCGTCGGGGTGGAAGACTTGGAGCACAGTTTCCTTACTGATCCCGAGCTTCATGTCCTTCAGGATCATTCTAATGAGCCACTTCTGCTCTAGAGCTGTACTCTGGGTGATGAGGTGCAGCAGACTCTTCTTCACAAGATCCTTCTTCTTGCCAGCGTTGTTCATAGCCACTGAGTCCAGGAAGTCGTTGACCTCCTTGATGCTTAGGTTTCCTTGGCTGGTGCATCGTTTCTTTAGCACAAAGTACGCCATGCCAGCAAAGTCTCCAGCTTCTCCCTGGGATGTGGTCGGAGCTCGGTAGTTCAGTAGTTTATTGGCCTCTGGGCCATTCTTTGGGAGACCTAATACGTCGATGTAGAGTTTAGCCAGCATGCTCTCTTTGATGCCATACGCCATTCGCTCTCGTTCGAAAGAGGGAACTATGAGACGCATGGAAGGATAGAAGGAGTCTGTAGTTTTGGGGTTTCTTTTGTGGAGGGCTGAATGAAAATTCCGCCATGACTCAATAAAATCTCGAAGGATCTTGGATTTATCTGGACGGAGTTTAGCCTTCTGGATTTTCTCTAAAGTGGTGCACAAGTGAATAAAAGGAACCTGAGCAGCGACAGACGGCTGACTGGCAGTGTCACTTTTGGAAGTTCCCTCCatgataaaatctgtaaaacacatcaacatgacaaaaatcagcACGTTAGTTGACTTTGCTGTTAGGCTAAAGTTTGAAACGATGAGTCAATTAATCGACAGAGTATATGACTTTTCAAACAAGAattaatctgtaaaattaaatgtttgagtTTTAACACTGCAGGATGACAGTCACTGCTGTTGTCAAATAACCAGCTGGAGTTAGAATAATGTAGTTAGTGAGAACTTAGATCTGTGTTACTAACTGGTCTGTAGAGGTGGGCAGATTGATTCAAATATCAATCATATTGATATCAGTGTAATAagattgatattttattttcagtttctctcttGTATGCCAATGACAAAGACTAGCGCCGTCTGAGCAGCATCTACCGCAGTTTGCactgtgaggtgtttagggaacattggtaaatgTAGCGTCTGTCAATAAGCAAACGTTCTGCTAGTGAAGTGTTTCACCTCTAACTAGGGGGACCAGGTGGGTGAGACGAACTGACAATGTCTGTCATGCTTTATTATCAAAGACAATAACCACAGGGGGGAAATTTTTTcatattcaacattacaaaagtaactgtgcaaaaaaaaatttaaaaatgcatcttaaaagagcatttctatttcagtgacagatgtATTGCACAAATATCGACCAAAcggtcaaaaatgaacactgtttaaggaggttatccctcactttgtgatttcattgataccccagattcttcctcgcttgacccacagaaaacctactcaggaattagtctgattcttaaaCCCTGTAAGCATTTACAACCCCATCGTCATTCCAGATGTAgatgtagtatctgatctgatatgagttctgatagttgttgaccatagagtgaacttttaactaacaggtggtagtaagtactgaggaatgtgttttcggctccagaaaccctatgctgtgttgacattggggtccactgttaacctatagctgacCTGTGACCCTTAGGAATGTGCAGAGTAGGGGGTTTTTGTCTGAGGAGGTGTTGTTCTTGAGTAGGGGTTTAAACCAGATGTTGTAATTCTATCCTTTACCAgagggtataaaatgaccaccagccctttgttcaagtgggattttcatattggctgggaaactctccacaggcagaccatggtgcctgttcagatgctgtcttatttatgtaataaattatattataaacgtaacagtgtcaatggacgttttcttcaacatctacacatccttgaggtttaagagaaactacgacatAGACAACCATATACAGCACCTAACTTTTGTTCTAAACCTACCAACTACTCAAAAAAATAGTCTGGAGTATCGGTATCAGTATCGGCGATACTGGCCCTGTATTTATTTGGTATCGGATCGataccaaatcttgcagtatcGCACACCACTAGTGTTCAGCTGCAGGTTGTTGGATCTATCAGACATGTTCTGACATGTCTGTAAACACCTTCAGCTGACACACAACCAGGAAGACCAACAATCAAAACTTGTTTGTAGttaatacatttatattaaatctgATACATTGAAATGAGTTTGTTATATTTACACTGCGTacttagaaatatatttaaatgaacaaccaattcatgtttattttctcGAGTTTTCCTTGTCATAAGACGTTCAGTTTGTCCGGACATGTCTATCCGTAAAAATAACCAACATATACTAAcaaaattttgtaatttaaaacccATTTAGTGTTTCTAAAGGCAGCTTAGAGTTGTATTGTGTTCACATAAAGCCGGACGTTAATAAATTCAGCGCCAAACTACGACGCGTTTTATTTCAGCTCAGTTTTAGACACAGTTTTGACACGTTTTATCAGAAGTaatgacagataaaatatttaccTGTTACCGTCTTCCTTCAGGCCACCAAAGTAAAGATAAAAACTGTCAGAATCACAGACGACTACATGTTGACATTTCCTGGAATTTAAAGTAGGTCCTGCAAGGAAAACGTTCCCCTAGAAACAAGAGCGGAAGTTCTGTTCCTATTCCCAGCGGCGTTTATTTGACTATTATTATTCTTCCATACTTGTGCACATACTATTATTGTCCAATAAGACATGACTTTAAAACTGAACGTGATTTACAGAACAAaggaaataactttaaaaacacacaaacaatattTCCAGAAACATTAAATTATGAATGAAGAATtcagtaaaatttaaagaacTGAAAGAAGGCcatgtaaataaatgcaatgaggaaacagaggaggaaaaattagtcaaaaaattCAGAATAGCAAAATAAAGCAATAACAACGAAGTCAggtggtttttaaaaaataaaacaggcctaaatagataaataaacagtcaaaaaaacaagcaaaagcaCACCAAATCAATTAAAAGCCATTCTATAAAGGTGTGTCTTACATTTGCTTTCAAACATATCAACGCTCTACTGCCCTCAGGTCTTTAGGAAGGTTGCATAATTACCAGAAGATGCCTCACTGTGAGTCTTTTCCTTAATTTGGGTTGAATtaaaagaaattaataaaacaaaaaagacctGAGAGTTCTGGGATGTTCATCGTACAACAGAAAGTCcgaaaaacagataaaacaacaaacattaagaGTTTTATAAACCAATGAAAGGCTCTTAAAACCCAAACAGACAGGCAGCAGTGCAGAGGCTTTAAATCTGGTGTAATGTGAGTTCTTCTGGTCTCAATCAACACACTGCAGCTGAGTTTTGAAGCAGTTTCCTGTTGAGGAGATCATTTTGGAGACAATTATAATCCTGCAGGTGATAAAGACAAAGATTACTCTGGAGTTTTTTCACTTGTTTCAATAGATTTAATGCCAATGCTGCAGTTTCACTCTGACTTTCAGTAGACTGGTCCAaattaaactggagaaaatcTTCTGCTTTCCGCGTATTGGCCAGAAGAGGGCAGCAGTGAGTCGCTGCAGTGCTGAGGTTGTTTACCATCCTGGGTCTGAGGCAGGAGTAGGCTGGGAGTACAAGATAAGAATTCATTTGTTGGCCACAAGAAGGCGTTTCTCTTCTCTGTAATCATTATGTAAGACATTTATGGATCAGAGTCTGGTGGCAGCAGGTTATAGAAAACCCGACAGTGAAGACAGGCTCCTTCCGAAGAGTAATACTGATGATTGtgcatttcacaaaaaaatgcatttcaggtGAAGTTTGACTGATGTAGTGCTATAGAATATGTCCTTTAatcctgtaagacccaaatatagaaaaaaagagcaaaaaataatggaataaactatatgtatatatatatatatatatatatgtgtgtgtgtgtgtgtgtgtgtgtgtgtgtgtgtgtgtgtgtgtgtgtgtgtgtgtgtatataaatatacacacacacacatatatatatatatatatatatatatatatatatatatatatgtttaagAACAGTAGTTGTTCTAAAGTGTTTTCAGAAGAGCCATTTAAGGCCCCAAAAACTATTTGTTTCCTGCTCATCTCTGGTTAACAGCTTCACTACTTAAAGCCTTTTGCTGTGTTTCCATTACAAACTTGTTTTGACCCTCGCTCCATTAGGTGGTGGCTGGTAGATTTCCAAGTACACGCAGTCACttgtaaaataacatgaaatcaTTCCAGCGATGTCATGTGTCCAATCAACAGCATTCAGTGCTTCTGCTTATGTGGATTCCACCAAACGTAGGTCACATTCTTTTGCCCACACAGGGTTCATTTAAACAAACTTAGTGCCTGATTCTCGTTTTTCATAAATGTGAGTCCCTCAGCTGTCATATCTCGTGGACTTCAGGGCTTTTTTTTGCATAGTTTAATGGCAGGTTGAGGGTGCGTGACTGTGAACGTCCTCCAGGATCAGAGGTGATGTTCAGACCTCCACCTCTGACCTGAGTGTGGGAGGAGGGATCCTAAAGCATCTCACTGgaatttatttatgttaaaatgaacgcaacacacatgaaaaaagatgaaaaccaATAACTTATGTTTTATTCACTAAGGCCTCAGGTCACATTTACATATTACACACacaggcacgcacacacacacacacacacatacacacacacacacacaatgttaaCAAGTACTTATTGTATTTATAATCtactaaaaatataatttatccCCTTTTGTAATGTGTTTTCATGAGGAAGTTATATATTTATGCAAACTTGTCCTTACCTGTTCACTTCTgttatacataaatataaaaactaaatagaggaattgtccagaattactttttttttttaaagtctaaaTATCAGAAGTAACATATCGACTGCTCACAA harbors:
- the lig4 gene encoding DNA ligase 4, which gives rise to MEGTSKSDTASQPSVAAQVPFIHLCTTLEKIQKAKLRPDKSKILRDFIESWRNFHSALHKRNPKTTDSFYPSMRLIVPSFERERMAYGIKESMLAKLYIDVLGLPKNGPEANKLLNYRAPTTSQGEAGDFAGMAYFVLKKRCTSQGNLSIKEVNDFLDSVAMNNAGKKKDLVKKSLLHLITQSTALEQKWLIRMILKDMKLGISKETVLQVFHPDAAELYNVNTDLNKVCQQLHNPSVSLSEVSIGLFSAFKPMLAAVANIRNVEKQMGNSPFFIQTKLDGERIQLHKDGDVYKYFSRNAYEYTQQFGGSPLEGSLTPYIHNVFKSHVVNCILDGEMMAYNPAAETFMQKGSKFDIKRLMDDSELQTCFCVFDVLLINDRKLGKETLKKRYETLQTVFTPVKGRIHLVPKTEARTMQEVVNALNDAIDSRDEGIMVKDPSSIYKPDKRGEGWLKIKPEYVDGLMDELDLLIVGGYWGKGRRGGMMSHFLCAVAEAPKPGEKPSVFHTLCRIGSGYTMKELYDLGLKLAKHWKVYRKNDPPASILCGTEKPEVYIEPCNSVIIQVKAAEIVGSDMYKTNCTLRFPRIEKIRDDKEWHQCMTLAELDQFRSKASGKLASRHLRIDNDEPQKKKRKMPAKSKKVPGIIDHFKPQDLSGVNKETDMFEDVEFCILNGTEDHPKSELEKGVARCGGIVVQNPGRDTYCVIAGVENMRVKNLISSNQHDIVWAAWLLECLEQKEVVPWQPRHMIHMSPSTREHFAKEYDGFGDSFFVDTDEQQLREVFSRISSADASVNVGQVEERYSWSDLPTSMFRPFTAYMDSYADIGDPKSAIAASCLDIRALEFRYHGGTVVKKLEEGVSHVVITEETRLLDLRTLRRCFKKKFKIVRDTWVTESIEAGYLMNDSDYLV